Proteins encoded together in one Hymenobacter monticola window:
- the lpcA gene encoding D-sedoheptulose 7-phosphate isomerase gives MPETSLSDLIHAELSEARTVLDQFLADPANLARIAEAAEVFASSLRAGGKALTCGNGGSLCDAQHFAEELSGRYRQNRRALAAIALTEASHMTCVANDFGFEFVFSRFVEALGRPGDVLLAISTSGNSPNILRAAEAAKELGMKVVSLTGKDGGQLAGLSDVEIRVPHFGYADRIQEIHIKVIHILIMLIEKLVV, from the coding sequence GTGCCTGAAACCAGCCTTTCCGACCTCATTCACGCCGAACTCAGCGAAGCCCGCACCGTGCTCGACCAATTTCTGGCCGACCCGGCCAATCTGGCCCGCATTGCCGAAGCCGCTGAAGTTTTTGCCAGCAGCTTGCGCGCCGGCGGCAAGGCCCTTACCTGCGGCAACGGCGGCAGCCTCTGCGACGCCCAGCACTTTGCCGAAGAACTCAGCGGCCGCTACCGCCAAAACCGCCGCGCCCTGGCCGCCATCGCCCTCACCGAGGCCTCGCACATGACCTGCGTGGCCAATGATTTTGGCTTCGAGTTCGTGTTCAGCCGCTTCGTGGAGGCCTTGGGGCGGCCCGGCGACGTGCTGCTGGCCATCAGCACCAGCGGCAACTCGCCCAACATCCTGCGCGCCGCCGAAGCCGCCAAGGAGCTTGGAATGAAAGTGGTGTCACTTACTGGCAAAGACGGCGGGCAGTTGGCCGGCCTGAGCGACGTGGAAATCCGGGTGCCGCATTTTGGGTATGCGGATAGGATTCAGGAAATTCACATCAAGGTGATTCACATCCTGATTATGCTGATTGAGAAGCTGGTGGTGTGA
- a CDS encoding ABC transporter ATP-binding protein, translated as MKTYLRILQYARPLMSFLPQYLLYTVLTIFFSIGNFTLIIPLLKVLFDKTDKVPLKAPAHLPAFKPTITWVTDTFNYYFADVLTTHGKMGALAFVCGVVVLSVLLSNVFRYVSLRLLAKVRARVIRNLRRDLYHRIINLQLGFFSGERKGDLMSRFTADVQEVETSVVNTFTAVIKEPLTIVAYFLVLFHISVPLTLFTLVLLPVSGGIIATIAKRLRTQAKQSQKTLGTMLSVIDETLGGIRVIKAFNAQEYIKGKFEEQNNQYARTSRSIDNTRDLASPFSEFAGVSVVAGLLYFGGTLILGGQSALDGETFIGYVILFSQVLTPAKALSSSFGNIQRGLVAGERVLSIIDTEPAIRDRPDAAQLPPFEREIEFQNLSFSYGDKPVLYDINLRIKKGQTVALVGGSGGGKSTLADLLPRFYDPSAGQILIDGHDVRACTLHSVRDQMGIVTQESILFNDTIFNNIRFNTQATEAEVMEAARIANAHEFIVASPEGYQTVIGDRGGRLSGGQRQRLSIARAILRNPPILILDEATSALDTESEKLVQEALQRLMQNRTSLVIAHRLSTVQHADEIVVLQHGRIVERGTHDELVRREGGVYQRLSSLQTNAALV; from the coding sequence ATGAAGACTTATCTCAGGATTCTGCAATACGCGCGGCCGCTGATGTCCTTTCTGCCGCAGTACCTGCTTTACACGGTGCTGACCATCTTCTTCAGCATCGGCAACTTCACGCTGATTATTCCGCTGCTGAAGGTGCTGTTCGACAAAACGGACAAGGTTCCGTTGAAAGCGCCCGCGCACCTGCCCGCGTTCAAGCCCACCATCACGTGGGTGACGGACACGTTCAACTACTACTTTGCCGACGTGCTCACCACGCACGGCAAGATGGGCGCGCTGGCTTTTGTGTGCGGCGTGGTGGTGTTGTCGGTGCTGCTGAGCAACGTGTTTCGCTACGTGAGCCTGCGGCTGCTGGCCAAGGTGCGGGCCCGCGTGATTCGCAACCTGCGGCGCGACTTGTACCATCGCATCATCAACCTGCAACTGGGCTTCTTTTCGGGCGAGCGCAAGGGCGATTTGATGTCGCGTTTCACGGCCGACGTGCAGGAAGTGGAAACCTCGGTGGTGAATACTTTCACGGCCGTCATCAAGGAGCCGCTCACCATTGTGGCGTATTTCCTGGTGCTGTTCCACATCTCGGTGCCGCTCACGCTGTTCACCTTGGTGCTATTGCCCGTTTCCGGGGGCATTATTGCCACCATTGCCAAGCGCCTGCGCACCCAGGCCAAGCAAAGCCAGAAAACGCTGGGCACCATGCTGTCGGTGATTGACGAGACGCTGGGCGGCATTCGGGTCATCAAGGCGTTTAACGCACAGGAATACATCAAGGGCAAGTTTGAGGAGCAGAACAACCAGTACGCCCGCACCTCGCGCAGTATTGACAACACCCGGGATTTGGCCTCGCCGTTTTCGGAGTTTGCGGGCGTGAGCGTGGTGGCGGGGCTGCTGTACTTCGGCGGCACGCTCATTCTGGGCGGGCAGTCGGCGCTCGATGGCGAGACGTTTATTGGCTACGTCATCCTGTTTTCGCAGGTGCTCACGCCGGCCAAGGCGCTGTCCAGCTCCTTCGGCAACATCCAGCGCGGGCTGGTGGCCGGCGAGCGGGTGCTGAGCATCATCGACACCGAGCCCGCCATTCGGGACCGGCCCGACGCGGCGCAGCTGCCGCCGTTCGAGCGCGAAATCGAGTTCCAGAACCTGAGCTTCAGCTACGGCGACAAGCCCGTGCTCTACGACATCAACCTGCGCATCAAGAAAGGCCAAACGGTGGCGCTGGTGGGCGGCAGCGGCGGCGGCAAAAGCACCTTAGCCGACCTGCTTCCCCGTTTCTATGACCCCAGCGCTGGCCAGATTCTCATCGACGGGCATGATGTGCGCGCCTGCACCCTGCATTCGGTGCGCGACCAAATGGGCATTGTGACGCAGGAGAGCATTCTGTTTAACGACACCATCTTTAACAACATCCGCTTCAACACCCAGGCCACCGAGGCGGAGGTGATGGAAGCCGCCCGCATTGCCAACGCGCACGAATTCATCGTGGCCAGCCCCGAGGGCTACCAAACGGTGATTGGCGACCGGGGCGGGCGGCTCTCGGGCGGGCAGCGGCAGCGGCTGAGCATTGCGCGGGCCATTTTGCGCAACCCGCCCATCCTGATTCTGGACGAAGCCACCTCGGCCCTCGACACCGAAAGCGAAAAACTCGTACAAGAAGCCCTGCAGCGTCTGATGCAAAACCGCACCTCGCTTGTCATTGCCCACCGCCTGAGCACCGTGCAGCACGCCGACGAAATTGTGGTGCTGCAGCACGGCCGCATCGTGGAGCGCGGTACCCACGACGAGCTGGTGCGGCGCGAAGGCGGCGTGTACCAGCGCCTGAGCTCCTTGCAAACCAACGCCGCGCTGGTCTAA